AAGCCGCAAAGTCTCTGTGCGTTGTCAGCTTCCGGCATTGCTGGCGCATACGGGCGTATTTATCTTCGCCGCCGGGATCATGGTTTCCAGCGGCAGTCGGCATGAAATCAGCCTTAACCTCAGCCCCGGTCAGCAGGTGGTACTGGCGGGCTATACCTTTCGTTTCGAGCGTCTGGATCTGGAAGCCAAAGGCAACTACACCAGTGAAAAAGCGCGGATCACGTTGTGGCGGAATGAAAAACGCATTGGCAGCCTGCAGCCTGAAAGGCGCTTCTATGCCGCGCGTCGTCAACAGATGATGGAGCCGGGGATTCACTGGAACCTGCTACATGACTGGTACGCGGTGATGGGCGAAAAAACCGGACCGGATCGTTACGCCATGCGCTTATACGTGCAGACCGGCGTGCGCTGGATCTGGGGTGGGGGATTGTTGATGGTGTGTGGAGCGCTGCTGAGCGGATGGCGGGGGAGGAAGCATCCTGAGTTATTGCCTGATGGCGCTGCGCTTATCAGGCCTACGAGTGAAAAGCATGGTAGGCCGGATAAGGCGTTCACGCCGCCATCCGGCAAAACGATGTTACTTTTGGCTTTACTGATTTTTCTGCCTTTTGCCACCCATGCCCAGGTGGTGGACACATGGACGTTTGCCAACCCGCAGCAGCAGGAGAAAGCGCTGTCTATTGCCAGTCAGCTGCGCTGTCCGCAGTGTCAGAACCAGAACTTGCTGGAATCCAATGCGCCCGTGGCGGTCAGTATGCGCCATCAGGTTTACAGCATGGTTGCCGAAGGTAAAAGCGAAGCGGAAATCACCGCCTGGATGACCGACCGCTATGGTGATTTCGTGCGCTACAACCCGCCGCTGAATGAGCAAACGCTGCTGTTGTGGGCGCTGCCGTACCTGCTGTTATTGCTGGTGGGCGTGGTGGCCTGGCGGGTGAGAAAGCGTCAGCACGCAGGAGAGGGGGAACAATGAGCCAGTCTGAACACTCCACTGCGCCGTTACGTCCCATGCCTGTAAAGCGTCTGGCGGCTGCGGCGGTGTTGATGGTGGCTGCCTGTGTCGGCGGCTATCTGTTGACGCCGAAATGGCAGGCTGTGCGTAGCGAGCAACAGCGTCTGGCCGATCCGCTACGTGACTTTACGAACCCGCAAACGCCAGAGGCGCAGCTTTCCAGGCTGCAAGAAAAAATCCGCGCCAATCCGCAGGATAGCGAGCAATGGGCGCGGCTGGGCGAGTATTATCTCTATCGCAATGCGTATGACAATGCGCTGCTGGCATATCGTCAGGCGTTGCGTCTGCGAGGCGATAACGCGCAGCTTTTCGCCGCGCTGGCAACGGTGCTGTATTACCAGGCCGGGCAACATATGACGCCTGCGACGCGTGAAATGATTAATAAAGCGTTAGCGCTGGATGCGACAGAAGTGACCGCGCAGATGCTGCTGGCGGCGGATGCGTTTATGCAGGCGGATTATGCGCAAGCCGTGTCGCTGTGGCAAACCTTACTGGATGCCAACTCGCCGCGAGTGAACCGCGCGCAGCTGGTAGAGGCCATTAATTTGGCTAAATTGTTACAAAATCGGCAGAAATAATTTTTTCTTTTTTGTGACTTTTGTCATGTGTGCTGTTTAAAAAAACGGCGAATGAGACACAAGTAAAAATTAATTACCTCAGTGTATTATTCATTTTTGACGAAGTAAAAAACTTTCCATAACAAATAGTTATTCATCATTAACGCCATAAACTCGCGTTATTATGCATAAAAACAGCCAAAAGCCCTGTTATGAAAGGGTTGCGCAAGACGCTATGCAAATGATACTGATTATGCGCGTTAAAAAACTCTACAAACCAACGCAACACAAATCATACCCTTTCAGTATGTATTGCTCTCATGCTTTCGGCGGAGAGCAACGCTTCATCGAGGAAGTCTGTTGTTATGAAAAATTTGAAAGTCAGCCTGGCCTGGCAAATTTTGCTGGCTATGGTGCTGGGCATTCTGTTGGGCAGCTATCTGCATTATCACAGTGACAGTCGTGAATGGCTGATTGCCAACCTGCTGTCGCCTGCTGGCGATATCTTTATCCATCTGATTAAAATGATCGTCGTGCCGATCGTGATCTCGACTCTGATTGTCGGCATCGCCGGCGTTGGCGATGCAAAACAGCTAGGCCGTATCGGCGCCAAAACCATTCTCTATTTTGAACTGATCACTACGGTGGCGATTATCCTCGGCATTACGCTGGCGAATGTCTTTCAGCCAGGCTCAGGCATTGATATGTCGCAACTGGCGACCGTCGATATTTCGAAATACCAGAACACCACGGCGGAAGTACAAAGTCATGCGCATGGGCTGATGGGGACGATACTGTCGCTGGTGCCGACCAATATCATCGCATCGATGGCCAAAGGGGATATGCTGCCAATTATCTTTTTCTCGGTCCTGTTTGGGCTGGGGTTGTCGTCCCTGCCGGCAACGCACCGCGAACCGCTGGTGACGGTATTTCGTTCCATCTCTGAAACCATGTTTAAAGTCACCCATATGGTAATGCGCTATGCGCCAGTGGGCGTTTTTGCGCTGATCGCCGTCACGGTGGCGAATTTTGGTTTCGCGTCGCTGTGGCCGCTGGCGAAACTGGTGCTGCTGGTACACTTTGCTATTATCTTCTTTGCGCTTGTAGTGCTGGGCATCGTGGCGCGCCTGTGCGGGTTAAGTATCTGGATTCTGATTCGCATTCTGAAAGATGAATTGATTCTGGCGTACTCGACCGCCAGCTCCGAGAGCGTACTGCCGCGCATTATCGAGAAGATGGAAGCTTACGGCGCGCCAGCCTCTATCACCAGTTTCGTGGTACCGACCGGTTACTCATTTAACCTCGACGGCTCCACGTTATACCAGAGCATCGCCGCCATTTTTATCGCGCAGCTATACGGTATCGACCTGTCGTTGTGGCAGGAAATTGTACTGGTGCTGACGCTGATGGTGACGTCGAAAGGGATTGCCGGCGTGCCTGGCGTTTCCTTCGTGGTGTTACTGGCGACGCTGGGAAGCGTGGGCATTCCGCTGGAAGGGCTGGCGTTTATCGCTGGTGTCGACCGTATCCTCGACATGGCGCGTACTGCGCTAAATGTGGTGGGGAATGCGCTGGCGGTGCTGGTGATCGCCAAGTGGGAACACAAGTTTGACCGCAAAAAAGCGCTGGCCTACGAGCGCGACGTGCTGGGCAAATTTGATAAGACCGCCCAATAACGGATTGCCGGATGGCGCTTTGCTTATCCGGCCTACAGCGAAAGAGAATGTAGGCCGGATAAGGCGTTCACGCTGCCACCCGGCAACCTACTCCGGGTTGCCTGATGGCGCTACGCTTATCAGGCCTACAACGACTACGTTCATCAGGCAATAAACATCAGCCATTCGTTAGCGTTTCGAACTCTTCGCAACCGGTATCAAACCCTTCCAGACAGCTTAGATTCAACCAGTGCAACGCCTTCTGCTTATTCTTTTCAATAAAGCCCGGTTCACCGTTTAAAAACATCATTCCCGCCCAGTATTCTGAATAGCCGGTACGGGAAATGGCGGAACTGCGTTTGAAATACCAGGCGGCTTTTTCATCATCGGCGGCAATGCCCACGCCGTTGGCGTAAATCAGGCCAAGCAACATTTGCGCATCCACCGCGGAGTCGTTATCCAGATCTTCAGAGGCCTTTTGCAGCAGCGAGATGGCTTTTGGGTAGTCCGGGCGCCCGGCCTGGGTGTTGACCAGGATCCGCGCCAGCGTAATTTCTCCCGCTTTACTGCCCGCGTTAGCCGCCTTTTCAGCCAGCTTTTTCGCGTCGGGATAATCCAGGCTTACCGGATTAGTGATTTTGATTTGCGCCAGTAGCGCGCAGGCGTCGGCGTCGCCACTGTCGGCGGCTTTTTGCGCCCAGTATTCAGCTTTGTTCAAATCGCCATAGCTCAACCAACTGTCGGCCAGAAAATATTGTGCGCGTCTGTCACCTGCCTCTGCTGCCTGCAAATACTGGCTACCCGGCTCAGGATCTGCGGCATGGGCAAAGAATGTCATAAACAACATCAATGCAAGAAGTAGTTTCATTTTGAGTTTTATTTAGGGTACGGAAAAGACAGTATAAAGAGATCGTATGGATAAAAAAACAGCCTCCGGGCGGAGGCTGTTATAGGGAAAATGCCTGATGGCGATGCTAATGCATCTAATCAGGCCTACAGTAGACGCAGGCCGAATAAAGCATTCTGATGCCGCCATCCGGCAGATCAACCCATTGCGCTTTCGCGCAGGCGGGTTTTCAGCTTGTTGTACTCATCAATCACATACTGCTCGGCGGCTCGCTGATCGGCGATCGGCTCAACGCGTAC
This DNA window, taken from Salmonella enterica subsp. enterica serovar Typhimurium str. LT2, encodes the following:
- the nrfG gene encoding component of formate-dependent nitrite reductase complex (involved in attachment of haem c to cytochrome c552; similar to E. coli part of formate-dependent nitrite reductase complex (AAD13459.1); Blastp hit to AAD13459.1 (198 aa), 71% identity in aa 6 - 196); its protein translation is MSQSEHSTAPLRPMPVKRLAAAAVLMVAACVGGYLLTPKWQAVRSEQQRLADPLRDFTNPQTPEAQLSRLQEKIRANPQDSEQWARLGEYYLYRNAYDNALLAYRQALRLRGDNAQLFAALATVLYYQAGQHMTPATREMINKALALDATEVTAQMLLAADAFMQADYAQAVSLWQTLLDANSPRVNRAQLVEAINLAKLLQNRQK
- the gltP gene encoding DAACS family glutamate:aspartate symport protein (similar to E. coli glutamate-aspartate symport protein (AAD13460.1); Blastp hit to AAD13460.1 (437 aa), 94% identity in aa 1 - 435) — its product is MKNLKVSLAWQILLAMVLGILLGSYLHYHSDSREWLIANLLSPAGDIFIHLIKMIVVPIVISTLIVGIAGVGDAKQLGRIGAKTILYFELITTVAIILGITLANVFQPGSGIDMSQLATVDISKYQNTTAEVQSHAHGLMGTILSLVPTNIIASMAKGDMLPIIFFSVLFGLGLSSLPATHREPLVTVFRSISETMFKVTHMVMRYAPVGVFALIAVTVANFGFASLWPLAKLVLLVHFAIIFFALVVLGIVARLCGLSIWILIRILKDELILAYSTASSESVLPRIIEKMEAYGAPASITSFVVPTGYSFNLDGSTLYQSIAAIFIAQLYGIDLSLWQEIVLVLTLMVTSKGIAGVPGVSFVVLLATLGSVGIPLEGLAFIAGVDRILDMARTALNVVGNALAVLVIAKWEHKFDRKKALAYERDVLGKFDKTAQ
- the yjcO gene encoding putative TPR repeat protein (similar to E. coli orf, hypothetical protein (AAD13461.1); Blastp hit to AAD13461.1 (229 aa), 88% identity in aa 1 - 229) translates to MKLLLALMLFMTFFAHAADPEPGSQYLQAAEAGDRRAQYFLADSWLSYGDLNKAEYWAQKAADSGDADACALLAQIKITNPVSLDYPDAKKLAEKAANAGSKAGEITLARILVNTQAGRPDYPKAISLLQKASEDLDNDSAVDAQMLLGLIYANGVGIAADDEKAAWYFKRSSAISRTGYSEYWAGMMFLNGEPGFIEKNKQKALHWLNLSCLEGFDTGCEEFETLTNG